From Punica granatum isolate Tunisia-2019 chromosome 1, ASM765513v2, whole genome shotgun sequence:
GATTGTGACAATTATAATGGGTGAGTTGTTTATGAGGATTACTGTGTTATGAGCTTGTGAGGCTCGACTGAGCTTGTTGGTTGTGAGGATTACTGAGGGTTGGTTCTGAGCTTTTTGCTTATTGGATTGTGGGTTGTTTTTGTTAGCTGGGATATGTTGGATTGCTGTGGTTTGTTTTAGAGCAATGAGTTGGAAGTTTTTGCAAGTTGTTATCCAACTCAGCCCTATGTATGGAACTTTGCAAATTGGTATGTATTGTTGTTGCTAATGAAATTCATTTGCCAAGTTCTTGTCCATTTGTCattctccatctccatctgTATTGTCTATTGAAATATATTGTAATTTGCTGTCCATCTCCATCTCGGGAACCAACCAGAAGATCTTCTGCACTTCTAACCCGGGAACCAACCAAAAGATCTTCTTTGGTTTTTTTATATCCATGCTTAACATATAAGTCCTCAATTTCTGGATATGATACTCTATCAATATTTATCCCCTCTCCCCCATACATCAATTTCTCCACCAACATATTGCATACGAGGTTCAGGCACTAACTCACCCCATGGTGAAAAATCTATGTGATATGTCATCATCCATTATTTGTAcatgtattaaaaaaatcactaTTGTTCTGAACCAAAAGCAGTGAACCACAAAATGGACTACAAGAAGGGACCACAAATAAAAAGGGACAACAATAACCAAGAAGGGACAACAACCAAGAGCAGTGAACAACGAAAGGGACGACAAGAACGGACCACGAAGAAAAGGGGTAAAAGGCTGCGATTAGGAACCAAAAGCATACAACAAATTGGAAGTTTCTAACTGCAATTCGACAACATTTGCTTCACAAACAGTATGGGACAACAACCAAAGTCGCCTTTTCGCCATTCCCAAATATTCCAATTGCGATTCAacaacaaaaattgaaaagggaAGGGAATCTTAACCGGCTGATGCTAAGGAACGGAATGCAATCACCCAAAATTGCTTAGATCAAATAGATTGCTGCcacaattgaaatttttgcCTCTTCAATGTGCGAAATAACAGATCTTCTTTGCCCAATTTGAACAAACCGAAATCAAATTGTATAACGATTACAACATTTGGGGATCTTTGTTTGACCTAAAACCCTAAACGACAACATCTGTGTGtgacttttattaattaagcaAACTGTTTAGCACCAAGGCTTGAGAAACAAACGGATTAAGGCACTAGGTCTGAACCCGAAATGCTGTTTGGTCAACTGAAGGaactttataaatatataaacaacCTTTAGATCTTGAGATTCCGATACTATGAACCACAGAGAAGCAATAAAACACCTCAATCGATACATGGTGCTGCCAAAAGTTCCGAGGGCAAGttcaattttattcataaCGGAGAAGTACATGAGTTTTGCCACTTTTAATAGCGATAAATGAAATCCCTCTCTATGGTTTATTACTAGGACGTTGTAAGAGCCCCTATCCTCCGGGTTATATGCACTAACTAGATCACGTAGCAAACATTGGTTTTGGATTCACAGAGGCACGGGCACAGCTCGAAGAGGATGAGCCATTCGCAAGGTCATGCCAAAAGCCTCCTCCATGTTCATGTCCTCAGGTTTCATCCCATTTTCGAGCTTCCAGTCAAAGCAATTCACGAGGGAGCCCAGCATTAAGTGCAACATTCTCATGGCCAATGGCAAACCTGGGCATATTCGACGGCCTGCCCCGAAAGGAATGAGCTCGAAATTCTGCCCCTTAACATCAATTCCCGAGTTGGGCCCCAAGAACCTTTCTGGCATGAATGCGTCCGGGTCCTCCCACGAGCTCGTGTCCCGACCTATGGCCCAAACATTGACGAGAACCTGCACGCCCTTGGGTATGGTGAAGCCGCAGAATTCAGTCTCCACCTTGGCCTTGTGAGGCACCAGCAAGGGGACGGTCGGGTGCAGTCTGAAGGTTTCTTTGATTTCTGCCTGCAGGTATGGTAGTTGCGGGATATCAGATTCTTTCAGGGGGTTACCCCTGCCAATTATCTGCTCGAGCTCGGCTTTTGCTCTCGATAACTTATCTGGATTGTGGAGAAGCTCCGCCATCACCCATTCTAACGTGGTCGAAGTGGTATCTGTACCAGCGGCAAACAAGTCCTGCGTATTACATTAATCAACTTCAGTAAGACCAATCAaggtaaataaattttctagcTAGTCTATACAAAATATAAAGGAGTGGATTGgcctcactctctctctctctcccctggCTAGTCTATACTAAATTTTCTTGCTAGTCTATACTAAATATAAAGGAGTGGATGGTTTAGTCTATACTAAACAATGCACTCTTACTGCAACGTCGCAGTAGGCGGACGTGCATAATTAGTTATGTATTTCCCAAAACTAATTAGGATGGGGAGGTGATATAGTTGAGGAGTCACCGTAAGAAATTTCAGCAATTTGGATTTATGACAAACTATTTCCATTAGAAATTCCATCAAAAATTGGTTTGGAAGTTTTTGGTAGAATTTTCACATAAAcatttgagagaatttgtaaGTAAGataatttttcacaatttatcaAAGTCTACTGGAAATAGGTTGGAATGTTTTTATCGaaagatttttaaataaataaagatacTTTTCAATAGAACGTTTGctgaaaatgataaaaaaaaaacttcttcaaattaaaatttataacatAATTTTAGATGAAACTTACgtcaagaaaaatataaatttgatgGAATTTGTGATAGTAATTTAAtcgaaaatttttaaataagattATTTAAAAGAATACAAAAAGGTCTgtttaaaaacaaaacaaattacGTGAAgggtaaaataaataataaaattgtaagtTTAGATAAGAAGTCCTTGCACGTTGGATTACCCATTGGTCTTTTAAAATGGAGCCTATGGATTCGAATTTCATTTgcacaaaattaattttgttggACTTGGGCCAAGGTGGCTCGCAGTCGGATTGGTTCATTTCGGACCACTATCTACCCGGTTTGTCTATCATAAAACATAGGGATTTTCgactatttttaaaattaaaaaaatcaggCTTTTACTTGCTAAAGAGTACAATGTAGTTgctaaaatttataataacaaaaataactCAGTTGCACGTCACTTGGCACAGCTCCATAGCTACAGAGCTTGACagctaaataaatatatagatgaaaaatatatttagttgttaaaaatgatttttgagAAACTAAAGAGAATTACTTAGTTGCTAATTTACTATTATGTTGTAGTGTTGAATTGCTATTGGTTAATATTAGAGCAATTTACGAGCAACTACTCATTGTATTTACCGAAAAATTCGCATAAAAGGTTGTATCCACTTAGTGGACAAGCTTATCATTTTATAGgaattatagaaaaaatacGAAAGTCATTCCTTTTAAAACAAAGACAGAACTAATCTCATGCATTTTAATAAATGGTTCTCAAATATGCTTTTTGCAACATAGAGTGCACATATTATTGTATATTACGaataattatgaaattgaTCGTATTACGAATAATTACACAATTTTGAAAGATAGATGTGTAACTCTTCTTACTAcattagataagaaaagataatcacatataataagaaaatgaattggAATTCTTATTTCACTAATATATAGTGTTTGCGTGCAACGCACGCGCCTGTCTACTAGTATTTGGAAAAAACTACAATCAAGTGATATAAGtccttaataaattaaatattgagagaactttattttttagtgaaCCAATCTGACTTCAAATTTAGATTAGTATATATTGAACTTCTAAATACCAAATGGTGCAGAATGAAAACATGAAATACTTTTCAGAGATATTTGTCAATATAATCCTCTTCACTGCGTGGACACTGGAACAACTATGAAGAGAGTCTACACGAGGAATTGGATCAAGTGGGGGCTACCTACATGAACATCAAGATTAGAACGactaaatttttgtttttcctttggAAATCATAGGATAGTATATTTTgctttcaaaatatatatatgtatttattgaAATTGATATAGACAAgaatacaaaattaaatatataaaaattacaaaaggcCATTGGGAGGACATGTAAATCACGCGATTACTAGGTTACAATTATCCAAAATTTTACTATTCCTCTTTGCTTCTTGCTCCGCGCACCGGCCTCATCTTCGACATGCTGCATCGTACCTCCACAACTCACAAGCTTTAGCTTCACCACTTGTGCTTTTCAACTCTATAAAGCATCAAGTAATGAGGCTAAAGCTTTTGAGAGGTAAGAGGTATGGCAGAATGAGCAAGGCGCAGACGGCTCAAGCGTGGCAAAGCAAGAGCATTTAAAATTAACATGGAACGCGCTTGCatgaaattataataatttattacgtgaaatattataaatatagattctTTTCGGATGTTTAACAGAATTATGAGgaagttttttaaaataaatatttgtgaaaaagttaaaagaacttagaagaagaagtgatacagaagaaaaaattttgaatagataaagaaaaaagtcGATTAATCAATAACTCATTGCCACATATCAAATAAGAGCGAGTTCCACCATAAACTATCTTTTGCCTTTGAGTATATAGACCTTTTTTTTCCGCATAGAATAGTAATATATACCGATAGGGATAGGAAATGATCAGCAAGGACCCAAAGATAAAGAAAGTTAtattgaataaatatataaataacctgaacacaaattttctttttcttgatatGTACCATGATATCCAATTTTGCCCATTGAAGGGCAAAATTCTCAAGAGCGcagaatttcaaaataaagttaaaactTTTGATAAAGGATGTGTTACTTTAAATATACTCGAAAGAATTACATTATTTAATTTGCAACCGAGCAACCATCAATCACTtgccttctttctttctaccAAATTATAATCACTTGCTAGGTTGATTTTGTTTATTAATGCCCCTACTTCAATTTAtatcagaaaaaaaagggaaaaaagctTGTCTTTAAGTATACTGAGAAGGTAGAACGAAACAGTAAGGGAAACAAGTAAGGGGAAATGTTATTAAGTACCAAAAGCAGAAACTTGATATGGTCCATGCTAATCCCTTCATTGTCGTCTTCATTAATATCAAGTAGAGAATCCAAAACATCATTGGTCCTTGTAGGATCAGCTGATTTCCCCCTTAACTGCAACCTCTTCTTGATTAGGCCATCAAATATATCGAGCATCTGCCCAAAATAGACGGCCAAATGACGCCTCCGGCCGTTGGGGTCAATCAGCTTGAGCACAGGGAAATAATCGGCGAGGTTCGGTTTCCCGACCTCGACCATCAAGTTCCATACGATATCCCTGAATTCCTTGCCACCATCATCGGAGCCGGGGTTTGCAAGGTCCAGAGAGAAGAACGTGTTCGATAAGAAGTTTAGTGAGGTCCTGAAGCCGGTCTCGCCTATTTCCACTGGCTCTCCAGCATGGGCTCTCTTGCGCACCAGGGCAAGGACCTCGTCCACCTTCTGGCGGCGGAGTGGCTGGGTGGTATCAAGCTTCCTAGTGGCAAAAATGTGCGAGCTCATTATCCTCCTTAGGGACCTCCACAGCGGTGATACAGGAAGCCACCCAACGCTTAGTCGGTCATGGTCATAGGGTGTGACGGCGTCAGGAATCGTTCGGCTGGAGAAGGCCAGGTCATGGGTCTGGAGGGCTTCTCGAGCCTCTTGAGCCGAGGAGATGACCACCGTGGTGATGCGGCCCAGTTGTAGGGTCATGATGGGGCCATAGGTCTTGGCAAGCTCCGCGAACAACTTGTCGGGCCTATCACCAAGCTGGAGGAGGTTGCCCACGATGGGAAGCGGCCATGGGCCCGGAGGCAGCCTCTTACGGCTTGGTTTGCCTCTGTTTGCGATGAAACATAGGGCTTGGAAGAGACCCCATGAAAGGTAAAGGCACAAAAGCAAGACTAAGAAATCCATCCCTTTCTCTCACTCTTTTTGAGATACACATATATTGGATATGCTACCACGGGGCACTTTATATATAAGCTATAAGAACATCTGAAAATTGCCTGGGTTGAACCGTAACACGTACCAGTATATCTTTTAGGTGAAATCATAAGAATTCTCAATTTATTAACTGAAATAAGTTTGAATGTGGACTTAGTCTTAACTGTGAATTACTTtctataaattttgaatttttatactGCAAataaagtgtatatatatacataaatatatatatataatgtgagTTCAATTAATCATTGAGCCAATATTCTCGCAGTTAAATACGTGCCTAAACCTTTAGGAAATTTACCAAACTTTTATGATCACTTACAATAATATTGTTATaacctttttgttttttaatcgCGTAAAAAGGAACCAGTTCATATCATTCTAAGATGAAATAATTACCATTGTCCATGctctatttttcatttaaagaAATTATCTCCCTCACACAAAGTTccctccctctcctctcgagtccTCTCTCGTTTCCCATTTATCAGTCAGTTTCACCTTTCTTTAACTCAACTATATACCATTTTAACTCAAATAAAGAATATTTCACGtccagcaaaaagaaaaatatatatataagagaatGTAGAGGTTTTAATATCGTCTCGTGATAAAACTATCAAACttctttattaactattagaatttttattttattatactaaacTTATGATCTCTCGTgtaaccaatatatatatatatatat
This genomic window contains:
- the LOC116192768 gene encoding geraniol 8-hydroxylase-like — translated: MDFLVLLLCLYLSWGLFQALCFIANRGKPSRKRLPPGPWPLPIVGNLLQLGDRPDKLFAELAKTYGPIMTLQLGRITTVVISSAQEAREALQTHDLAFSSRTIPDAVTPYDHDRLSVGWLPVSPLWRSLRRIMSSHIFATRKLDTTQPLRRQKVDEVLALVRKRAHAGEPVEIGETGFRTSLNFLSNTFFSLDLANPGSDDGGKEFRDIVWNLMVEVGKPNLADYFPVLKLIDPNGRRRHLAVYFGQMLDIFDGLIKKRLQLRGKSADPTRTNDVLDSLLDINEDDNEGISMDHIKFLLLDLFAAGTDTTSTTLEWVMAELLHNPDKLSRAKAELEQIIGRGNPLKESDIPQLPYLQAEIKETFRLHPTVPLLVPHKAKVETEFCGFTIPKGVQVLVNVWAIGRDTSSWEDPDAFMPERFLGPNSGIDVKGQNFELIPFGAGRRICPGLPLAMRMLHLMLGSLVNCFDWKLENGMKPEDMNMEEAFGMTLRMAHPLRAVPVPL